From Alienimonas californiensis, a single genomic window includes:
- a CDS encoding DUF58 domain-containing protein → MTTDPAVLAAAARYTLSGRPPRAAGAVGERVGRTAGSGLEFREHRPYLPGDDVRHLDWAAFARTDVPIVQVFREEVARETAVWLDGSASMGCDAAKSRLARTLAAACWRMAANDGDRPTLHLLSETDRPDPRGRPLVTLDGTPFRGRTSLAELAVRGGLPATGRGVRVVLSDFLFPHDPGPLVRRLCRGSDAATLIQILSPFEADPPELGGRRLTDPEAHEAAEVTLDRPAVAAYRTRLRGLIDGLARACRSQGATFVTLTVGPSLGDLCRAVLAPAGALGGRR, encoded by the coding sequence GTGACGACCGATCCCGCCGTGCTCGCGGCGGCCGCCCGGTACACGCTCTCCGGCCGACCGCCGCGGGCCGCGGGGGCGGTCGGCGAACGCGTCGGCCGCACCGCCGGCAGCGGATTGGAGTTCCGCGAGCACCGCCCCTACCTGCCCGGCGACGACGTGCGGCACCTGGACTGGGCCGCCTTCGCCCGCACCGACGTGCCGATCGTGCAGGTGTTCCGCGAGGAGGTCGCCCGGGAAACCGCCGTCTGGCTGGACGGCTCCGCCTCGATGGGCTGCGACGCGGCGAAGAGCCGACTGGCCCGCACCCTCGCCGCGGCCTGCTGGCGGATGGCCGCGAACGACGGCGACCGCCCCACCCTGCACCTGCTCAGCGAGACCGACCGCCCCGACCCCCGCGGCCGGCCGCTGGTCACGCTGGACGGCACACCGTTTAGAGGTCGCACCTCCCTCGCCGAACTCGCGGTTCGAGGCGGCCTGCCGGCGACCGGCCGCGGCGTGCGGGTGGTCCTCAGTGACTTCCTGTTCCCCCACGATCCGGGTCCGCTGGTCCGGCGGCTCTGCCGCGGGTCGGACGCCGCGACGCTGATCCAAATTCTCAGTCCCTTCGAAGCCGACCCCCCGGAGTTGGGCGGGCGGCGGCTGACGGACCCGGAGGCGCACGAAGCCGCGGAGGTGACGCTCGATCGCCCCGCCGTCGCCGCCTACCGGACCCGGCTGCGGGGGCTGATCGACGGCCTGGCGCGCGCCTGCCGATCGCAGGGGGCGACGTTCGTCACGCTGACCGTCGGGCCGTCGCTGGGCGACCTCTGCCGGGCCGTGCTGGCCCCCGCCGGGGCGTTGGGGGGGCGACGGTGA
- a CDS encoding BatA domain-containing protein: MISFANPWGLLGLLAVPAVLWLHLYRVRFPPLAVGGLFLWDDAIRRPAGGRTRDRLRPTASLWLELLAALALGLLLGGPRVSWETTAPHLVAVLDGSASMAATTVPAVGGQPAPTFRDAALDRLAGRAGDLGSRTLLTVIETGDRPRVVGGPRRPWRDVLANLRDRPAPARPRHEFTPALDLAARLAADGGSVLLLTDRDPVLLDLPEGVAAEAVGAPRANAALLAVHRQPTADGAGEELFLRTRSYGATGPLTVSVFDAAGNERAARPLDAPPGGGVTAMLPLPADLRGQAVTVRLNAEEDALAADSLATLLPEPRRPVRVAVALPPGPTRTAVERAVDALPDVVWTEGDAADLRFVPVEALFEPNDDGHWTVGVGSLPGGDAAGAVAGPFLIDQADPLAAGVSLAGTVWGGAGGGTSVTGPDGAASPLSPVISAGDRVLLGRVVRRDGGQDRSFLLNVDPARGTLARTPDWPILISNLVEARRAALPGPDRANLRIGEPARLTLTATQRAATGPLVLQSLEDDERIDLPREATVTVAPPAIGLWAVQDGADGPELGRFSVWLADAREADLTGLGAGTVEPEGDAAGTTVDDPAPWPIALLALAALGAVVGDWWVTRPV, translated from the coding sequence GTGATCTCGTTCGCCAACCCCTGGGGACTGCTGGGCCTGCTGGCGGTCCCGGCGGTGCTGTGGCTGCACCTCTACCGGGTGCGGTTCCCCCCGCTGGCCGTGGGCGGGCTGTTCCTGTGGGACGACGCGATCCGGCGCCCCGCCGGCGGCCGCACCCGCGATCGGCTACGGCCGACGGCGAGCCTATGGTTGGAACTGCTCGCCGCGTTGGCCCTCGGCCTGTTGCTGGGCGGGCCGCGGGTGAGTTGGGAGACGACCGCCCCGCATCTCGTGGCCGTGCTCGACGGCTCCGCCTCCATGGCCGCGACGACGGTGCCCGCCGTCGGGGGCCAGCCGGCGCCGACCTTCCGCGACGCCGCCCTCGACCGACTCGCGGGCCGGGCGGGCGACCTCGGCTCCCGCACGCTGCTGACGGTGATCGAAACCGGCGACCGCCCCCGGGTGGTCGGCGGTCCGCGTCGTCCGTGGCGGGACGTGCTGGCGAACCTGCGGGACCGTCCCGCCCCCGCCCGGCCGCGGCACGAGTTCACCCCCGCTCTGGACCTCGCCGCCCGCCTCGCTGCGGACGGAGGGAGCGTGCTGCTGCTCACCGACCGCGACCCGGTGCTGCTGGACCTGCCGGAGGGCGTCGCGGCGGAGGCCGTCGGCGCCCCGCGGGCGAACGCGGCGCTGCTGGCCGTGCATCGACAACCCACCGCCGACGGAGCCGGCGAGGAGTTGTTCCTCCGCACGCGGTCCTACGGTGCGACCGGCCCGCTGACAGTGTCGGTTTTCGACGCGGCGGGGAACGAGCGCGCCGCCCGCCCGCTCGACGCCCCGCCCGGCGGCGGCGTCACCGCGATGCTGCCGCTGCCCGCGGACCTCCGTGGGCAGGCGGTGACCGTTCGACTCAACGCGGAGGAGGACGCCCTCGCCGCCGACTCGCTCGCCACGCTCCTGCCGGAGCCCCGGCGGCCGGTGCGGGTCGCCGTCGCCCTGCCGCCCGGCCCGACGCGCACGGCGGTGGAGCGGGCCGTCGACGCCCTGCCGGATGTGGTGTGGACCGAAGGCGATGCCGCGGACCTGCGGTTCGTTCCGGTCGAAGCGCTGTTCGAGCCGAATGACGACGGACATTGGACCGTCGGCGTCGGGTCGCTGCCCGGCGGGGACGCTGCAGGCGCCGTCGCCGGCCCGTTCCTGATCGATCAGGCGGACCCGCTGGCGGCGGGCGTGTCGCTGGCGGGAACCGTATGGGGCGGCGCCGGCGGGGGCACGTCCGTGACAGGACCGGACGGTGCCGCCTCCCCCCTCTCGCCGGTGATCTCGGCGGGCGATCGGGTGTTGCTGGGGCGGGTGGTGAGGCGGGACGGGGGGCAGGACAGGTCGTTCCTGCTGAACGTCGATCCGGCACGGGGCACGCTGGCCCGCACCCCGGACTGGCCGATCCTCATTTCGAATCTCGTCGAGGCTCGCCGGGCCGCCCTGCCGGGGCCGGACCGGGCGAACCTGCGGATCGGCGAACCGGCCCGGCTGACGCTGACCGCCACCCAGCGGGCGGCGACGGGACCGTTGGTTCTTCAATCGCTGGAAGATGACGAACGGATCGACCTGCCCCGCGAGGCGACGGTGACGGTCGCCCCGCCGGCGATCGGTCTGTGGGCGGTGCAGGACGGTGCGGACGGGCCGGAACTGGGGCGATTCTCCGTCTGGCTGGCGGACGCCCGGGAGGCGGACCTGACCGGGCTGGGCGCCGGGACGGTCGAACCCGAGGGCGACGCGGCGGGGACGACCGTCGACGACCCGGCCCCCTGGCCGATTGCCCTGCTGGCACTCGCGGCACTGGGGGCGGTCGTCGGCGACTGGTGGGTGACCCGGCCGGTCTGA
- a CDS encoding ABC transporter permease, whose translation MSAAPIADFAAPTAHVRPAPGGSGRLDEGLDRGGDLLNPILIKEVRQSFKSKQFLGSFWALLGICWLIGSCGLLFAGDAVEFGAVGGAFFTLFYSVLAFAVLLLVPYGAYRSVLNERLENTWEVLSITSLSPRQIVLGKIACAAMQMLVYYSAVAPFVAFCALLQGFDPKTAAFFLAATAWGAIVASSFAVMLAAVVRQKVWQGLLAGALGSALFGGVWVYVGSAFSGALVQPLPFGEPAFQWSIAALLAASGSYVVLFVNAAAAGLTFEADNRSTAVRLTVTAQFWLLIAAAAGVYVARPDLLRAPALSVIAGLSLAHWLFWGVVFAAEPDELSRRVRRGIPRPAVLRLLAAPWLPGGSRGVLLVWIHLAVLTGLAAWVRVAKAPVFSGRVGRAGTEVDVWSDLPRALLAGDPWTQIVACGIGFVLLYVGLCGVAMRLGSALLRNCPPTAARLVVVIVGSMGLIPPTAARMFKLVSADEPTALDALTPMLLGPALVTRGATPGHLALLGGLAALAVAANLPFVVGQLRDLLRPRPQATAGDATTPPAAPRA comes from the coding sequence GTGAGCGCCGCCCCGATTGCCGACTTCGCCGCCCCCACCGCGCACGTCCGCCCCGCGCCCGGCGGGTCCGGGCGGTTGGACGAGGGGCTCGATCGCGGCGGCGATCTACTCAACCCGATCCTCATCAAGGAGGTCCGGCAGAGCTTCAAGTCGAAGCAGTTTCTCGGCTCCTTCTGGGCCCTGCTGGGCATCTGCTGGCTGATCGGCAGTTGCGGGCTGCTGTTCGCCGGCGACGCGGTGGAGTTCGGGGCGGTCGGCGGGGCGTTCTTTACCCTGTTCTACAGCGTGCTGGCCTTCGCGGTGCTGTTGCTGGTGCCCTACGGCGCTTACCGCAGCGTGCTGAACGAACGGCTGGAAAATACCTGGGAGGTGCTCAGCATCACCTCGCTCTCCCCCCGGCAGATCGTGCTGGGCAAAATCGCCTGCGCGGCGATGCAGATGCTCGTCTACTACAGCGCCGTGGCGCCGTTCGTGGCGTTCTGCGCGTTGTTACAGGGGTTCGATCCGAAAACGGCGGCGTTCTTCCTCGCGGCGACGGCCTGGGGGGCGATCGTCGCCAGCAGCTTCGCCGTGATGCTGGCCGCCGTGGTCCGGCAGAAGGTCTGGCAAGGGTTGCTGGCCGGGGCGCTGGGGTCGGCGTTGTTCGGCGGCGTATGGGTCTACGTCGGCAGCGCGTTCAGCGGGGCGCTGGTGCAACCGCTGCCCTTCGGTGAGCCCGCCTTCCAATGGTCGATCGCGGCGCTGCTGGCGGCCAGCGGCAGTTATGTGGTGCTGTTCGTGAACGCCGCGGCGGCGGGGCTGACCTTCGAGGCGGACAATCGCTCCACCGCGGTGCGACTGACTGTGACCGCCCAGTTCTGGCTGCTGATCGCTGCCGCCGCGGGCGTGTACGTCGCCCGGCCGGACCTGCTGCGGGCGCCGGCGCTGTCCGTCATCGCGGGGCTCTCGCTGGCCCACTGGTTGTTCTGGGGGGTGGTGTTCGCGGCGGAGCCGGACGAGTTGAGCCGCCGCGTCCGCCGCGGCATCCCTCGCCCCGCCGTTCTCCGTCTCCTGGCGGCGCCGTGGCTGCCCGGCGGTTCGCGGGGCGTGCTGCTGGTCTGGATTCACCTCGCCGTGCTGACCGGCTTGGCCGCTTGGGTGCGGGTGGCGAAGGCCCCCGTGTTTTCGGGCCGGGTCGGCCGGGCGGGGACGGAGGTGGACGTCTGGTCCGACCTGCCGCGGGCGTTGCTGGCGGGCGATCCGTGGACGCAGATCGTCGCCTGCGGGATCGGCTTCGTGCTGCTGTACGTGGGTTTGTGCGGCGTGGCGATGCGGCTGGGCTCGGCGCTGCTCCGCAACTGCCCGCCGACGGCGGCCCGGCTGGTGGTGGTCATCGTCGGTTCGATGGGCCTCATCCCCCCGACCGCCGCCCGGATGTTCAAGCTCGTCAGTGCGGACGAACCCACAGCCCTGGACGCCCTCACCCCGATGCTGCTGGGGCCGGCGCTGGTGACCCGCGGAGCCACGCCGGGGCATCTGGCGTTGTTGGGCGGGCTCGCGGCGCTGGCGGTCGCGGCCAATCTGCCGTTTGTGGTGGGGCAGCTCCGCGATCTGCTCCGCCCACGGCCGCAGGCGACGGCGGGCGACGCGACGACCCCGCCCGCTGCGCCGCGGGCATGA
- a CDS encoding ABC transporter ATP-binding protein, which produces MNTAVLGANAAGGPPPSLEVRSLTRRFGKLKAVDEVSFLARPGQVIGFIGPNGAGKTTTMRILATLDTPTEGDAFVCGHSVIDDADAVRDKLGFMPDGFGKYPNMSVVEYLDFFARAYGLTGAARRDAVERVLVFTELRRIAHKSVTELSKGMGQRLGLGRTLVHDPEVLILDEPAAGLDPRARVELRELIALLARDLNKTVLISSHILTELGEICDAAAIIEAGKIIVSGTVDEIRAARRTRAAEKAAGGVGMGAALAVRTLGDPTAAVRWLLEQPGVTDASEAGWAVGFTFDGEDAERAALLRNMLAAGFEVTEFAAETESLEDAFMALTEGITQ; this is translated from the coding sequence ATGAATACGGCGGTCCTTGGTGCCAATGCGGCCGGCGGTCCCCCGCCCTCGCTGGAGGTGCGTTCGCTGACGCGGCGGTTCGGCAAGCTCAAGGCGGTCGACGAGGTCAGCTTCCTCGCCCGGCCGGGGCAGGTGATCGGCTTCATCGGGCCGAACGGGGCCGGCAAAACGACGACGATGCGGATTCTCGCCACCCTGGACACCCCCACCGAGGGCGACGCCTTCGTCTGCGGGCACAGCGTGATCGACGACGCCGACGCCGTCCGCGACAAGCTCGGCTTCATGCCGGACGGGTTCGGCAAGTACCCGAACATGTCCGTGGTCGAGTACCTCGACTTTTTCGCCCGGGCCTACGGCCTGACCGGCGCCGCCCGGCGGGACGCCGTCGAACGGGTGCTGGTGTTCACGGAACTCCGCCGCATCGCCCACAAGAGCGTGACGGAACTGAGTAAGGGGATGGGCCAGCGACTGGGACTGGGCCGCACGCTGGTGCACGACCCGGAGGTGCTGATTCTCGACGAACCGGCCGCCGGGCTGGACCCGCGGGCGCGGGTCGAACTGCGGGAACTGATCGCCCTGCTGGCCCGCGATCTGAACAAGACGGTGCTGATTTCGTCGCATATCCTCACGGAGTTGGGCGAGATCTGCGACGCGGCGGCGATCATCGAGGCGGGCAAAATCATCGTCTCCGGCACGGTGGACGAGATTCGGGCCGCCCGCCGGACGCGGGCGGCGGAGAAGGCGGCCGGCGGCGTCGGCATGGGGGCGGCGCTGGCCGTGCGGACGCTGGGCGATCCGACGGCGGCGGTGCGGTGGTTGCTCGAACAGCCCGGCGTGACCGACGCCTCGGAGGCCGGCTGGGCCGTCGGCTTCACGTTCGACGGCGAAGACGCCGAACGGGCCGCCCTGCTGCGGAACATGCTCGCCGCGGGCTTCGAGGTGACGGAGTTCGCCGCGGAAACGGAAAGCCTCGAGGACGCTTTCATGGCCCTCACCGAGGGGATCACGCAGTGA